A single region of the Brassica rapa cultivar Chiifu-401-42 chromosome A03, CAAS_Brap_v3.01, whole genome shotgun sequence genome encodes:
- the LOC103858383 gene encoding mechanosensitive ion channel protein 9, whose amino-acid sequence MAERTSKTGGEVVINVPDKGEAAASHSTDTNRKSFSRSVYSKPNSRFAKQQSYRFDETVVEEIVGTTPRVGAATLNEVDEEETDENEEIYEKVKLHQVKRSGIKLRALLELAVFVAILCTLVVSLTVDKVNKHLIWGLEFWKWCVFVMVTLSGMFMTNWFMHLAVFIIERNYLLRKKVLYFVHGLKKNVQVFIWFSLVLVAWIFLFEEDNKHSRKTKKFLDLVTWTIVSLLVGSILFLMKTFALKVLASKFNVRNFFERIQESVFHQYVLQTLSGPPHVEEAERVGCKPKRGHLSFMSTEDGSVKGKKVLDMGKVHKMKQEKVSALAMRVLIEAVRASGLSTISSTLDECINRRGKHDKEITNEMEAVAAAYDIFKNVAQPNRNYINEDDLLRFMIKEEVDLVLPLIEGTETGKITRKAFTEWVIKVYTSRKALGHSLDDTKTAVKQVDKLIAGVLTIITFIIWLILLDIASTKFLLVFSSQFVGLAFMIGSTCKNIFESFVFVFVMHPYDVGDRCVVEGVMLLVEEIHLLTTVFLKIDNEKVFYPNAVLITKSISNFYRSPDMGDFIELSISFSTPAAKIATFKKKIGEYLVKNPHHWYPEPMLMVKAIENVNKLKMNLLVQHTINFQNFGEKNLRRTELFIAIKGVLEELEIDYTLLPQDVHLTSHK is encoded by the exons ATGGCAGAGAGGACAAGCAAAACAGGAGGAGAAGTTGTTATCAATGTTCCAGATAAAGGAGAAGCAGCAGCATCTCATTCAACAGATACAAATAGGAAATCATTTTCAAGGTCAGTTTACTCTAAGCCCAATTCAAGGTTTGCAAAACAGCAGTCTTATCGATTCGATGAGACTGTAGTAGAGGAAATTGTTGGAACCACCCCTAGGGTTGGTGCAGCAACACTGAATGAAGTTGATGAAGAGGAGACAGACGAAAATGAGGAAATCTACGAAAAGGTTAAGCTACACCAAGTTAAGCGAAGTGGAATTAAACTTCGGGCTTTGCTTGAACTGGCAGTGTTTGTTGCCATCTTATGCACTTTGGTTGTGAGTTTAACCGTTGATAAGGTGAACAAGCATTTGATATGGGGTTTGGAATTTTGGAAATGGTGTGTATTTGTTATGGTGACGCTAAGTGGCATGTTCATGACGAACTGGTTCATGCATTTAGCAGTGTTCATCATAGAAAGGAACTATCTCCTACGAAAAAAGGTTTTGTACTTTGTGCATGGTTTGAAGAAGAATGTTCAAGTCTTCATTTGGTTCAGCCTGGTTCTTGTTGCTTGGATATTTCTGTTCGAGGAAGACAACAAACACTCTCGTAAGACCAAAAAATTTCTCGACCTTGTAACTTGGACTATTGTTTCGCTTCTCGTGGGGTCAATCCTTTTCTTGATGAAGACGTTTGCCTTGAAAGTACTTGCTTCAAAGTTCAACGTCAGAAACTTCTTTGAGAGAATTCAAGAGTCTGTCTTCCACCAATATGTTCTCCAGACCCTCTCGGGACCTCCGCATGTAGAAGAAGCAGAGAGAGTTGGGTGCAAGCCAAAGAGGGGACACCTAAGCTTCATGAGCACCGAGGATGGATCGGTGAAAGGGAAGAAAGTGCTTGACATGGGAAAAGTTCACAAGATGAAACAAGAGAAGGTCTCTGCTTTGGCAATGCGAGTTTTGATTGAAGCTGTGAGAGCTTCAGGTCTCTCAACCATATCTAGCACTTTAGATGAGTGTATCAATAGGAGAGGGAAACATGATAAAGAAATAACTAATGAGATGGAGGCTGTGGCTGCTGCTTATGATATCTTCAAAAATGTTGCTCAGCCGAACCGCAA TTACATAAACGAAGATGATCTGTTGAGGTTCATGATAAAGGAAGAGGTGGATCTTGTACTTCCATTAATAGAAGGCACCGAGACCGGGAAAATCACACGGAAAGCTTTTACAGAATGGGTG ATTAAAGTTTATACAAGTCGGAAAGCTCTAGGACATTCATTGGACGACACAAAAACAGCGGTTAAGCAGGTGGACAAACTAATAGCTGGAGTCTTGACCATTATCACCTTCATCATTTGGTTAATACTTCTTGATATAGCATCGACCAAGTTTTTGTTGGTCTTCTCCTCACAATTTGTGGGTCTTGCTTTTATGATTGGAAGCACTTGCAAGAACATCTTTGAGTcatttgtgtttgtgtttgtgaTGCACCCTTATGATGTCGGTGACCGTTGCGTTGTCGAGGGTGTAATG TTGCTGGTTGAAGAAATACATCTTTTAACTACCGTATTCCTCAAGATTGACAACGAGAAAGTGTTCTATCCAAATGCGGTTTTAATAACGAAATCAATAAGCAATTTCTACAGAAGTCCAGACATGGGAGATTTTATAGAACTCTCCATTTCATTTTCAACACCCGCTGCGAAAATAGCCactttcaagaaaaaaattggaGA ATACTTGGTGAAGAACCCACATCATTGGTATCCAGAACCGATGTTGATGGTGAAGGCGATTGAGAATGTGAATAAACTGAAGATGAATCTTCTAGTCCAGCACACCATCAACTTCCAAAATTTTGGAGAGAAGAATCTCAGGAGAACCGAACTGTTCATAGCTATCAAGGGAGTTCTCGAGGAGCTTGAGATTGATTACACCCTCCTTCCTCAAGATGTTCATCTCACCAGTCACAAGTga
- the LOC103858379 gene encoding B3 domain-containing protein REM-like 1, protein MMFQVSDVGHRDVETPSSNNGQDNIGSMNKKHPYARQEAGFSSNHGDNQDNDELPRKRNYSEAEKGSSSKHSCIVADATTASSLHTYTPVFLTQDFTSLGGLKGKCDKKCSPKRIISSMGTRFVTFTLAPVDVRHCRLRLPMQFSRENGINKPGKIYLLGNDGSKWLANLLQESRGRMTVGDGWKSFVKANGLKIGESYTLELNWEDTTPVLSLCPTDHHSIGIRAEGECSEASGNESLPIRPSSGTEVIKYDNRKDESSSWEREKNHLRSRDSSSASQNRFLTLTITPDSLRHGRLRLPLEFMTENSMNRPGDITLLGKDGAKWLASLLLERRGRMCLGKGWKDFAKANGLKTGDSITLESIWEDSTPVLRLLHIESSDDRRQQGECSKARDKESAFTEPSSGNKTRKLESNREESRIYPLTRLDSSLVNQNRFEISTLSPEIVRHGAHDYQIGEIVVFRDERDMMFQVSDLGPRFSVIQNVLAPSSNSDQENIGSISTIRKETGFSIYDGDDQYNLELPRKKKAKKNNPGTEAYSSPERSCFVAHVTASNLHTDAPHLPQDFTSSNSPTQIVSSYLSSEKQVATFTLAPVDVRNCRLRLPMQFTRENGINKPGKIYLLGKDGSKWLANLLLESRGRMTLGDGWKSFVKANGLKTGESFTLKLNWEDTTPVLSLCPPEYSIDSREGGECSETIEKEPLPIVLSCGKEINKEDENRKRESRSWERETNLLIWRDSTVLSQNRCLTLTITPDSLKHGRLRLPLEFMTDNSMNKPGEITLLGKDGVKWLVSLLLEKRGRMSLGKGWKDFAKANGLKTGDSITLESIWENATPVLSLLRVESSNDSEVSKQSGNKTRKEENRSSSWELEKRRSSSSSEIQNRTVILTLTPEGVRDCKLQLPSQFMRSNGIMNPGKITLLGRSGMKWFAYLLSKDGTIALENGWKGFCEANGVMVGESFVLELIPTQDADHVFKFYSNYGYHIHNKC, encoded by the exons ATGATGTTCCAGGTCTCAGATGTAGGACACAGAGACGTAGAGACTCCAAGCAGCAACAATGGTCAGGACAACATCG GTTCGATGAACAAGAAGCATCCCTACGCAAGACAAGAAGCAGGCTTTTCATCAAATCATGGTGATAACCAGGACAACgatg AGCTTCCAAGAAAGAGAAACTATTCAGAAGCTGAAAAAGGTTCTTCATCAAAGCATTCTTGTATTGTTGCCGATGCCACCACAGCTTCGAGTCTACACACATATACACCGGTG TTTCTTACACAAGATTTCACAAGCTTAGGTGGTCTTAAAGGGAAATGTGACAAGAAATGTAGTCCGAAACGGATAATATCGTCAATGGGGACACGATTCGTAACATTTACACTTGCACCTGTTGATGTCAGACATTGTAGACTG CGTCTTCCAATGCAATTCTCGAGGGAGAATGGCATCAATAAGCCTGGCAAAATATATCTGTTGGGTAACGATGGTTCAAAGTGGCTGGCTAACCTTCTCCAGGAAAGCAGAGGAAGAATGACTGTGGGAGACGGCTGGAAATCATTTGTTAAAGCTAACGGCTTAAAGATCGGTGAATCCTACACACTGGAGTTGAATTGGGAAGACACAACTCCTGTTCTCAGTTTATGCCCTACAGATCATCATAGCATTGGCATTAGAGCAGAAGGAGAGTGTTCAGAAGCAAGCGGGAATGAGTCTCTTCCCATAAGACCTAGCAGCGGAACCGAAGTTATCAAATATGACAACAGGAAAGATGAGAGCAGTTCatgggagagagagaagaatcaTCTGCGATCGAGAGATTCAAGTTCAGCAAGCCAAAACCGATTCCTGACATTAACAATTACACCTGACAGTCTCAGACATGGTAGACTG CGTCTTCCATTGGAATTCATGACGGAGAATAGCATGAACAGGCCTGGGGATATAACTCTCTTGGGTAAAGATGGTGCAAAGTGGCTGGCAAGTCTTCTACTAGAAAGAAGGGGGCGAATGTGTTTGGGAAAGGGATGGAAAGACTTTGCTAAGGCAAACGGCTTAAAGACTGGTGACTCCATCACGTTGGAGTCAATATGGGAAGACTCAACTCCTGTGCTCAGGTTGCTCCACATAGAGTCATCAGATGATAGAAGGCAGCAAGGTGAGTGCTCAAAAGCAAGAGATAAGGAGTCTGCTTTCACAGAACCTAGCAGTGGAAACAAGACCAGGAAACTAGAGAGCAACAGAGAAGAGAGCAGAATATACCCTCTTACAAGGCTAGATTCATCTTTAGTGAACCAAAACCGATTTGAGATATCAACACTTTCACCTGAAATAGTTCGTCATGGTGCTCATGATTATCAAATTGGCGAAATTGTTGTTTTCAGAGATGAAAGAGATATGATGTTCCAAGTCTCAGATTTAGGACCTAGATTCTCTGTGATTCAAAATGTGCTAGCTCCAAGCAGCAACAGTGATCAGGAAAACATTG GTAGCATTTCAACAATAAGAAAAGAAACAGGCTTTTCAATATATGATGGAGATGACCAGTACAACCTTG AGCTTCCAAGAAAGAAGAAGGCGAAGAAGAACAACCCGGGAACAGAAGCATATTCTTCACCAGAACGCTCTTGTTTTGTAGCCCATGTCACAGCTTCTAATCTACACACGGATGCACCG CATCTTCCACAAGATTTTACAAGCTCAAATAGTCCGACACAGATAGTTTCATCATATTTGTCAAGCGAGAAACAAGTAGCAACATTCACACTTGCACCTGTTGATGTCAGGAATTGTAGACTG CGTCTTCCAATGCAATTCACAAGGGAGAATGGCATAAACAAGCCTGGGAAGATATATCTGTTAGGTAAAGACGGTTCAAAGTGGCTGGCAAATCTTCTCCTGGAAAGCAGAGGAAGAATGACTTTGGGCGACGGCTGGAAAAGTTTTGTTAAAGCAAACGGTTTAAAGACAGGTGAATCCTTCACGCTCAAGTTGAATTGGGAAGACACAACTCCTGTTCTCAGTTTGTGCCCTCCGGAGTACAGCATTGACAGTAGAGAAGGAGGTGAGTGTTCAGAAACAATCGAGAAAGAGCCTCTTCCCATAGTCCTTAGCTGCGGAAAAGAGATCAACAAAGAAGATGAAAACAGGAAAAGGGAGAGCAGGTCATGGGAGAGAGAGACAAATCTTCTGATATGGAGAGATTCAACTGTACTAAGCCAAAACCGATGTCTGACACTAACAATCACACCTGACAGTCTCAAACATGGTAGACTG CGTCTTCCATTGGAATTTATGACGGATAACAGCATGAACAAGCCTGGAGAAATAACTCTACTGGGTAAAGATGGTGTTAAGTGGCTGGTTAGTCTTCTTCTGGAAAAAAGAGGTAGAATGAGCTTGGGAAAAGGGTGGAAAGATTTTGCTAAAGCAAATGGCTTAAAGACAGGCGACTCCATTACGTTGGAGTCAATTTGGGAAAACGCAACTCCTGTGCTCAGTTTGCTCCGTGTAGAGTCTAGCAATGATAGCGAGGTTTCAAAACAGTCGGGAAACAAGACCAGGAAAGAAGAGAACAGGAGTAGTTCATGGGAGTTGGAGAAAAGAagatcttcatcatcttcagaaATCCAAAACCGAACCGTGATATTAACACTTACACCTGAAGGTGTCAGAGACTGTAAACTG CAACTTCCGAGTCAATTCATGAGGAGTAATGGGATCATGAACCCTGGAAAGATAACTCTGTTGGGTAGAAGTGGGATGAAGTGGTTTGCATATTTATTGTCAAAAGATGGAACAATCGCTTTGGAGAATGGATGGAAAGGTTTCTGTGAGGCTAATGGGGTGATGGTAGGAGAGTCTTTCGTTTTGGAACTCATTCCCACACAAGACGCAGACCATGTTTTCAAGTTCTACTCCAACTACGGATAccatatacataataaatgtTAA
- the LOC103858378 gene encoding 21 kDa protein produces MAANNKLILVLLSLLPHIIFSSVAARKDYNTKAYVDSWCRTTLYQNLCVRSLSRYVRSRAMQNPQDLARFALKASLYRAKYTKAFLSKEVTNLETLRPKYYALVHDCLTQIRDSVDQLSLAIAELNRVNRRGGKRQLDLDWHINNLQTWTSTALTDAETCVSQFPGRRMSKLKATIKGKVKNVEETTSNALAFIEHYAAARYRARRP; encoded by the coding sequence ATGGCAGCTAACAACAAACTGATCCTCGTGTTACTCTCCCTACTTCCTCACATCATATTTTCCTCGGTAGCAGCAAGAAAAGACTACAACACGAAGGCCTACGTGGACTCTTGGTGCCGAACAACCTTATACCAAAACCTGTGCGTCCGGTCGCTGTCTCGTTACGTGCGTTCAAGGGCTATGCAAAATCCACAGGACCTGGCCAGATTCGCACTCAAAGCAAGTCTCTACCGAGCCAAGTACACAAAGGCGTTCTTGTCAAAAGAGGTAACAAACCTGGAGACGCTAAGGCCTAAATACTATGCATTGGTACACGACTGCTTGACCCAAATCAGAGACAGCGTGGACCAACTGAGCCTAGCAATAGCGGAGCTGAACAGAGTCAACAGGAGAGGCGGAAAGAGACAATTAGATCTGGACTGGCACATAAACAACCTGCAGACGTGGACAAGCACAGCTCTCACAGACGCCGAGACATGCGTGAGTCAGTTCCCGGGGCGGAGGATGAGCAAGTTGAAGGCAACAATTAAAGGGAAGGTGAAAAATGTGGAAGAAACCACAAGCAATGCCCTCGCCTTCATCGAGCACTACGCTGCTGCTAGGTACAGAGCCAGACGTCCATGA
- the LOC103858380 gene encoding B3 domain-containing protein REM13, producing MAKSTTLLSPQFFHTLLPGFQTHLTIPSDFFSNYIKDLETTTAELKSDSSLDITWKVKLTGRILNDGWGDFAVANNLHIGNVVLVRYEGGIVFHVSDLGPCFSQIQHINPPRQNIDEEDDVERERKGDESLIKKKLKPKQRPVSYSSYSPCHKRFVTFTLPPEYATLCRLTLPNLFVKENGISKPAEIRVLGKDGTKWPITLLLDKKGIMSFGKGWKEFVKANGLETGFTLKLMWEDTTPSFSLCCPESASDRDEKECLESIKKQSLSIDRRIRDKPGKDDNNKEEKRSWERQKIHLRGRDVGDFEEVPINKKVKTDSHGTEAAFSSLDNSCFVAFVTDSSLDSDTLYLPRYFTSSNGLTRKCRKIVLIDGGGRSWAMDLSFNESSDIFYISPGWRSFCDKNGLQAGGFFTFKLVGNEETPVLSFCPMESIDSRSQKDCFEAHSTEVSNEEEEIERERNEEETLMDIEEKKSKPEQRPVSYSSYSPCYKRFITFTLPPDYATLDKLTLPKLFVKENGFNKPGEIYLLGKDGTKWLTRLLLDKKGLMRLGKGWKDFVKANGLESGFTLKLIWEDATPSFSLCCAESTSDKNEEEYLETIMKQSLSIDRRIRDKISKDENDKEEKRSWEREKINMRGRDSTTSRQKQFLTLAITPTSLRCNRMRLPIPFLRKSCMDKPGVIYLLGKDDTKWMANLIQEGDGRMKLGKGWTAFAKENEFKAGESVTLESIWEDETPMIRFLRTESESSKANKKESIYMEDTESRTRDSSTEIHARFVTLTLKHEDVKACMLILPSQFLKANGINKLGKITLLDENEVELSAYLLSREGIVAVESGWGEFCEANGVKLGESFTLECIKEQDETAPVLKVMFSGG from the exons ATGGCGAAATCAACAACGCTTCTTAGCCCGCAGTTCTTCCACACTCTTCTTCCTGGCTTTCAAACTCACCTC aCGATTCCCTCAGACTTcttctcgaattatatcaaggACTTGGAGACGACCACGGCGGAGCTCAAATCGGACTCCTCCCTCGACATAACCTGGAAAGTCAAACTGACTGGTCGGATACTTAATGATGGCTGGGGAGACTTCGCCGTCGCTAACAATCTTCACATCGGCAACGTCGTCCTTGTCCGTTACGAAGGAGGTATTGTCTTCCATGTTTCTGATCTAGGACCCTGTTTCTCTCAGATCCAACACATTAATCCTCCACGACAAAACATTGATGAGGAAGATGACGTGGAAAGGGAGAGGAAAGGAGACGAGTCATTAATAAAGAAGAAGCTTAAGCCGAAGCAAAGACCTGTGTCATATTCATCATATTCACCATGTCATAAGCGATTCGTAACGTTTACGCTCCCGCCTGAATATGCCACACTTTGTAGATTG ACTCTTCCAAATCTATTCGTCAAGGAGAATGGCATCAGCAAGCCTGCGGAGATACGTGTGTTGGGTAAAGATGGTACAAAGTGGCCGATCACCCTTCTACTTGACAAGAAAGGAATAATGAGTTTCGGAAAGGGTTGGAAAGAATTTGTCAAAGCAAATGGGCTAGAGACAGGATTCACGCTCAAGTTGATGTGGGAAGACACAACTCCTTCGTTTAGTTTATGCTGTCCAGAATCAGCGAGTGACAGAGATGAAAAAGAGTGTTTAGAATCTATCAAGAAACAGTCTCTTTCAATAGATAGGAGAATTAGAGACAAGCCCGGCAAAGATGACAATAACAAAGAGGAGAAAAGGTCGTGGGAGAGGCAAAAGATTCATCTGCGAGGGAGAGATGTTGGTGATTTTGAGG AGGTTCCTATAAACAAGAAAGTAAAGACGGACAGTCATGGAACAGAAGCGGCTTTTTCTTCATTAGACAACTCATGTTTTGTGGCCTTTGTCACGGATTCGAGTCTAGACTCAGATACACTG TATCTTCCACGATATTTTACAAGCTCAAATGGTCTTACAAGAAAATGCCGCAAGATTGTTTTAATAGATGGTGGGGGAAGATCATGGGCAATGGATCTGAGCTTCAACGAATCTTCTgatattttctacataagcccGGGTTGGAGAAGTTTCTGTGACAAAAACGGTCTACAAGCAGGAGGCTTCTTTACGTTTAAACTAGTGGGAAACGAGGAAACTCCTGTGCTCAGTTTCTGCCCTATGGAGTCCATCGATAGTAGAAGCCAAAAAGATTGTTTTGAAGCTCATTCCACAGAAGTTAGCAATGAGGAAGAGGAGATAGAAAGGGAGAGAAATGAAGAAGAGACATTAATGGATatagaagaaaagaagagtAAACCGGAGCAAAGACCTGTGTCATATTCATCATATTCACCATGTTATAAGCGATTCATAACATTTACGCTCCCACCTGATTATGCCACACTTGATAAATTG ACTCTTCCAAAGCTATTCGTGAAGGAGAATGGATTCAACAAGCCTGGGGAGATATATCTGTTGGGTAAAGATGGTACAAAGTGGCTGACACGACTTCTACTGGACAAGAAAGGACTGATGAGACTGGGAAAAGGTTGGAAAGATTTTGTCAAAGCAAATGGGCTAGAGTCTGGATTCACGCTCAAGTTGATATGGGAAGACGCAACTCCTTCCTTTAGTTTATGCTGTGCAGAATCTACGAGTgacaaaaatgaagaagagtATTTAGAAACTATCATGAAACAGTCTCTTTCTATAGATCGGAGAATCAGAGATAAGATTAGTAAAGATGAGAATGACAAAGAGGAGAAAAGGTCATGGGAAAGAgaaaagattaatatgagaggGAGAGATTCAACTACATCGAGACAAAAGCAATTCCTGACATTAGCAATCACCCCTACCAGTCTCCGATGTAATAGAATG CGTCTTCCAATACCATTCTTGAGGAAGAGTTGCATGGACAAGCCTGGAGTGATATATCTGTTGGGGAAAGATGATACAAAGTGGATGGCAAATCTTATACAGGAAGGGGACGGAAGAATGAAGTTGGGAAAAGGCTGGACAGCTTTTGCTAAAGAAAACGAGTTTAAGGCAGGAGAATCCGTTACATTGGAGTCAATCTGGGAAGATGAGACTCCTATGATCAGGTTTCTCCGTACGGAGTCTGAGAGTTCAAAAGCTAACAAGAAAGAGTCCATTTACATGGAAGACACAGAATCAAGAACGAGAGATTCATCTACAGAAATCCATGCCCGGTTCGTGACGTTAACACTAAAACATGAAGATGTCAAAGCCTGTATGCTG ATTCTTCCTAGTCAGTTCTTGAAGGCTAATGGCATCAACAAACTTGGGAAGATAACTCTTTTGGATGAAAATGAAGTAGAATTGTCGGCATATCTACTGTCAAGAGAAGGAATTGTTGCTGTGGAAAGTGGTTGGGGTGAGTTTTGTGAAGCTAATGGCGTCAAGTTAGGAGAATCTTTCACTTTGGAGTGCATTAAAGAGCAAGACGAAACAGCTCCTGTACTTAAAGTTATGTTCTCAGGAggctaa
- the LOC103858384 gene encoding fasciclin-like arabinogalactan protein 3 produces the protein MDLKASSSLLCLAILFGVSSIVSAVNITRALEKYPEFSTMVELFGKTELTPIINKRQTITVLALSNDAIGSISGRPEEELKNVLMNHVVLDYFDELKLKALKDRSTLLTTLYQSTGLGQQQNGFLNCTKTNGKIYFGSGVKGAPQTAEYITTVFRNPYNLSVIQISMPIVAPGLGSPVQVPPPPPMTPPPSPSPKKAAATPAPGPAEEEDYADSPPGAAPETAPASAPSEDGSPAPAPGNAGKKKMAAADEVEPPTSASNTGLSFGAVLVLGLVASFAGF, from the coding sequence ATGGATCTCAAGGCTTCGTCTTCTCTCCTCTGTCTCGCCATCTTATTCGGTGTTTCTTCCATTGTATCAGCAGTTAACATAACCCGAGCACTCGAGAAATACCCTGAATTCAGCACCATGGTTGAGCTTTTCGGCAAGACCGAGCTCACCCCTATTATCAACAAACGTCAGACAATCACCGTGCTAGCTCTCAGCAACGATGCTATCGGTTCCATCTCTGGTAGACCTGAGGAGGAGCTCAAGAACGTTCTTATGAATCATGTAGTTCTTGACTACTTTGATGAGCTCAAGCTCAAGGCTCTAAAGGACAGGAGCACATTGCTCACTACCCTTTACCAATCTACCGGTTTGGGCCAGCAGCAAAACGGTTTCCTCAACTGCACCAAAACTAACGGAAAGATTTACTTTGGGTCTGGTGTGAAAGGCGCTCCTCAAACCGCTGAATACATCACTACCGTGTTCCGCAACCCGTACAATCTCTCTGTGATCCAAATCAGCATGCCCATTGTGGCTCCTGGACTCGGATCTCCGGTTCAGGTTCCTCCACCACCACCCATGACACCACCACCGTCTCCATCTCCCAAGAAGGCTGCAGCCACTCCAGCTCCTGGACCAGCCGAGGAGGAGGATTACGCAGATTCTCCTCCTGGCGCAGCTCCAGAAACCGCACCTGCATCAGCCCCATCAGAAGATGGTTCTCCTGCTCCGGCTCCAGGGAATGCTGGTAAGAAGAAAATGGCAGCAGCTGATGAAGTTGAACCACCTACTTCTGCTTCTAACACAGGTTTGAGTTTTGGTGCCGTTCTCGTTCTCGGGTTGGTGGCTAGTTTTGCTGGGTTCTAA
- the LOC103858385 gene encoding thylakoid lumenal 19 kDa protein, chloroplastic: MATKIFSPTPSVISSTSATTKTPVLPKAIVSRCLGTSLSAVVAATAVLTMVPALPAAGEGNQAYKLYYGTAASAANYGGYGGNSDRKTSAEYVYDVPEGWKERLVSKVEKGTNGTDSEFYNPKKRTEKEYLTFLSGFRQLAPRDVILNNLALSDVELQDLIAGADKVVSEEKKDEETGQVYYLYEIDGVGKHSLITVTCAKNKLYAHFVNAPAPEWNRDQDTLTHLRDSFKTVSSSS; encoded by the coding sequence atgGCCACTAAAATCTTCTCTCCAACTCCCTCCGTCATCTCCTCAACCTCAGCCACCACCAAAACGCCGGTCCTCCCCAAGGCAATAGTATCGCGATGTCTAGGCACCTCTCTTTCTGCCGTTGTCGCCGCGACTGCCGTCCTGACGATGGTTCCGGCGTTGCCTGCCGCGGGTGAGGGGAACCAAGCCTACAAATTATACTACGGGACAGCAGCTAGCGCGGCGAACTACGGGGGATACGGAGGGAACTCGGACAGGAAGACATCGGCGGAGTATGTGTACGACGTGCCGGAAGGGTGGAAGGAGAGGCTGGTGTCCAAGGTGGAGAAGGGCACAAACGGGACAGACAGCGAATTTTACAACCCCAAGAAGAGGACAGAGAAGGAGTACCTTACGTTCTTGTCGGGGTTCAGACAGCTGGCTCCGAGGGATGTGATCCTTAACAACCTGGCCTTGTCAGACGTGGAGCTCCAGGATCTGATAGCAGGCGCTGATAAAGTGGTGTCTGAGGAGAAGAAGGATGAAGAGACAGGGCAGGTGTACTATCTGTACGAGATCGATGGAGTAGGGAAGCACAGTCTGATCACAGTCACTTGCGCTAAGAACAAGCTCTATGCCCATTTCGTCAACGCCCCTGCGCCCGAGTGGAACCGCGACCAAGACACATTAACCCACCTTCGGGACTCCTTCAAGAccgtatcttcttcttcttga